Sequence from the Bacillota bacterium genome:
TCTCGGCCTCCCGCGCCCTCGGCGGCCGCGTCCGCACCCTCGGGCGGGCGCCGGATGGCTCGCGGCGACCGCATGAGATACGTTCAGCGGCGTCGGAAGCCCCGGGGCCACCCGTCGACTGTCGACCGCGCCGGCGACCCGGGGCCTCCGGCAGGCGGGGCGGGCTTCTCGCAAGGCCCGCCCGACAGGGGTGGGGATCGTGGTCGACCTCGGGAGGCTGAGCCGCCTGCAGCGTGAGATCTGGGCCCATCCCCCGGTTCCGGGGCTGAGCACGCCCGAGCTGATCCGTCTCTTCCAGATCGAGGCGGACGGCCAAGGCATCCGTTGGGAGATCCGCGCCGTGCCCGGCCCTCTCCTCCTCCCCGCGCAACGTGCACCGGTGGCCCGGGAGAGCGAACAGGTCTTCGAGTTCGCGGGCTGGATCTTTAACCCGCGCCTGGGCCCCAACCCGTGGCCGGCCGATCTCTTCTGGCGCAACCTGGACGCGCTCAACGAAGACCCCGTCGTGCGGAAGCGGCTCTGGGAGATGACCGCGGCTCCGCATCCCGCGGAGAGGGGGGGCCGCAACCCGGTCGTCCAGCCGCTCCCCGCGTCGCCGGGACGGCCGGCGCCGCCGGATCCGGGTGGTCTACTGCGCCCGCTGCGAAGGCCGGAAGCGGGCGCCGGCGGCTACGGAGCCTGAGCCCGAGGCCGGATCAGGACTCCGACGCCCGGCGTCCCGGAGGACGGCCGCCGGCAGGACCGCCGTCATCGCGGCGACGAGGAAGTTGACGGCGACGGGACCAGGCGTCATCCGGCCAGCTGCGGAGCCGGCGCCCACCAGGGAGAGAGACGGGACGAGTGCCAGGATCGCCCAGGGCGGCGCCCGGCGCGTCCGGGCCGCGATTCCGCGCCGCCGCGACCGTCAGGAAGCCAAGCGGTGATAGGTCCGGGCGGCGATCACCTGGGCGATCACCACCGCCGCCAGCAGCCAGCCCCAGTCGGCCAGGGCGTTGGGCGTGCCGCCGTAGACCAGGTAGCCGCGCAGCAGGTCGACCACGGCGCTGAGCGGGTTGACGCGGGAGACCACCTGCAGCCAGGCGGGCATGATGGCCAGCGGGTAGATGGCGTTGGAGGCGAAGAAGAGCGGCATGGTGATCACCTGGCCGATGCCCATGAAGCGCTCGCGCGTCTTGACCAGGATGGCGATCAGCATGGAGAGGGTGGAGAAGAAGGCGGCACCGAGGACGACCGTGGCCAGGCTCGCCAGGATCCCCACCAGGCTCCAGTGCAGCTGGACGCGGAGGAGAAGGGCGAGGATCAGGATGACCACCGCCTGGCTGAGGGAGCGGACGGCGGCGCCCAGCCCGCGGCCGGTGACGAAGCTTCCCCGGGGGATGGGCAGGACGAGGAACTTCTGCAGGATGCCGGCGTCCCGGTCCCAGATGACGGCCAGGCCGTAGAAGATCGAGATGAACATGACCGACTGGGCGAGGATCCCCGGCGTCATGAACGTCAGGTAGTCGAGGCGGCCGGTGGGGATGGCGCGGAGCCGGCCCATGGCCTGGCCGAAGACCAGCAGCCAGAGGGCGGGCTGGACGGCGCGGGTGAGGAGCTCCGTCGGGTCGTGGCGGAGTTTGCGCACCTCCAGCTCGGCCACCACCCAGCTGCCGCGCAGGTACCCGAGCAGGCCCTCCGCCAGGGGGTGGAGCGGCCTGTCCTGCGGCTGCGGCTCCGGCCGTCCGGGCGAGGAGGCGGCGGCGCGGAGCTCAGTGGAAGCGCCGGACGCGGCGCTCCAGTTGCCGGAGTTCACGATAGCTTCCTCCCGATTCCAGGGTGTCGCCGGTCACCTCGGTGAAGACCTCTTCCAGGCTGGCCTCGGGCCGGCCGATGGAGGCCTTCAGCTCGGCTGCGGTGCCGATGCGGGCGATCCGGCCGTGGTTCATGATGGCGATCCGGCCGGCGTACTGCTCCGCTTCCTCCATGTAGTGGGTGGTGACCAGGATGGTCATGCCGGAGTCGCGGCGCAGCTCCTCCAGCGCCGACCAGACCGCGTGGCGCCCGGTCGGGTCGAGGCCGACCGTCGGCTCGTCCAGGACCAGCAGGCGCGGGCGGTGGAGGATCGCCTGGCCCACCTCCAGGCGGCGGACCATGCCCCCCGAGTAGTTGCGGACCGGCTCCCCGGCCGCCTCCTCCAGGCGGAGGAGGTGGAGCAGCTCCCCGATGCGCCGCGCCCGTTCGCGCCCCGGCAGGCCGAGCAGCTTGGCGGTGATGAGCAGGTTCTCGTAACCGGTCAGGGTCGGGTCGGCGGAGAGTGTCTGGCCGACGTAACCCAGCAGGCGGCGGACCTGCGCCCCGTCGCGGACCACGTCGTATCCGCCCACCCGGACCGTCCCCGACGTCGGTTCGAGCAGCGTGGTCAGGATGCGGATGGTGGTCGTCTTGCCGGCCCCGTTGGGGCCGAGAAGGCCGAAGACCTCGCCGGCCTCGACCCGGAAGCTGATGCGGTCGACGGCGACGTGGTCGCCGAAGCGCCTGACGAGGTCGCGGACTTCGATCATCGCGGACAAGGGGGCATCGCCTCTTCCTCGGTGCATGGTAGCACCGTTTTAATTGATGATCAAAACAATTCGGGCACCCGACCTGTCCGGGGTCCTGCACGGAGCGGGCGAGCTCGCGGACAACGTCAAGGCGGCGGCCTTCCCCGAGGAAGGGATCCGCCGCCCCGGCTACCCCTTGGCCGAACGCTGGCGCGCCGCCACCAGCGCCGCCTCCTTCATGCTGACCGCGCTCGCCACCCCCTTCCCGGCGATGTCGAAGGCGGTGCCGTGGTCGACGCTGGTGCGCAGGAAGGGCAGCCCCAGCGTCAGGCTGACGGTCCGCTCGAAGTCCAGCGTCTTGGTGGCGATGTGCCCCTGGTCGTGGGTGAGCGAGACGACCGCGTCCCAGCGCCCCTGGAGCGCCTGGTGGTAGACGGCGTCGGCGGGGACCGGGCCGTGCGCGTCGACCCCTTCCTGGCGCGCCAGGGCGACCGCGGGCCCGATCACCTCCTGCTCCTCGCGGCCGAGGAGGCCGTGCTCGCCGGCGTGCGGGTTGAGGCCGGCGACGGCGATGCGGCGCGGCGCGATGCCGAGCCCCAGGAGGAGCGCGTCCGCCGTCCGCAGGAAGCGTGCCAGCCCCCC
This genomic interval carries:
- a CDS encoding ABC transporter permease, whose product is MLGYLRGSWVVAELEVRKLRHDPTELLTRAVQPALWLLVFGQAMGRLRAIPTGRLDYLTFMTPGILAQSVMFISIFYGLAVIWDRDAGILQKFLVLPIPRGSFVTGRGLGAAVRSLSQAVVILILALLLRVQLHWSLVGILASLATVVLGAAFFSTLSMLIAILVKTRERFMGIGQVITMPLFFASNAIYPLAIMPAWLQVVSRVNPLSAVVDLLRGYLVYGGTPNALADWGWLLAAVVIAQVIAARTYHRLAS
- a CDS encoding ATP-binding cassette domain-containing protein: MSAMIEVRDLVRRFGDHVAVDRISFRVEAGEVFGLLGPNGAGKTTTIRILTTLLEPTSGTVRVGGYDVVRDGAQVRRLLGYVGQTLSADPTLTGYENLLITAKLLGLPGRERARRIGELLHLLRLEEAAGEPVRNYSGGMVRRLEVGQAILHRPRLLVLDEPTVGLDPTGRHAVWSALEELRRDSGMTILVTTHYMEEAEQYAGRIAIMNHGRIARIGTAAELKASIGRPEASLEEVFTEVTGDTLESGGSYRELRQLERRVRRFH